In the genome of Lynx canadensis isolate LIC74 chromosome F1, mLynCan4.pri.v2, whole genome shotgun sequence, one region contains:
- the LOC115505327 gene encoding T-cell surface glycoprotein CD1e, membrane-associated-like has translation MKAGGPGGQRHPGPAEASFSFRAAMLLPPLLTFQGLLLHHAAATGASQAPRPPGPAAEEPLSFHVLQASSFANHSWAHSQGSGWLGDVQTHGWDTALDTIRFLWPWSRGNFSTQELNNLQSLFRLYFHGFTIEVQAFAHEFQFEYPFELQVLAGCTWRAGKPSGSFFNGAYQGSDFLSFQGNSWQPSPGAGSRAQKVCAVLNRYRDIKEIVLSLLSHTCPRFLAGILEAGKSELGRQVKPEAWLSTGPSPGPGRLLLVCHVSGFHPKPVWVMWMRGDQEQRGTRRGDVLPHADDTWYLRVTLDVAAGQAAGLSCRVKHSSLGGQDIIIHWGGEWAPLTLTCLAVLVTLLLLLVLCSRLKKLSSNGKAVAPGAPSPDSAAAASAWGPGTSGRQLHVPRESWIKNRLFKKLKASLNPLWRH, from the exons ATGAAGGCGGGAGGGCCTGGAGGGCAGCGCCACCCGGGTCCTGCTGAGGCATCCTTCTCCTTCCGCGCCGCAATGCTGCTCCCGCCGCTCCTGACTTTCCAGGGACTTCTTCTCCACCATGCAGCAGCCACCGGGG CGTCCCAGGCCCCCCGTCCCCCTGGTCCGGCCGCAGAGGAGCCGCTGTCCTTCCACGTACTCCAGGCCTCCTCGTTTGCCAACCACAGCTGGGCACACTCGCAGGGCTCGGGCTGGCTGGGCGACGTGCAGACGCACGGCTGGGACACGGCCTTGGACACCATCCGCTTCCTGTGGCCCTGGTCGCGGGGGAACTTCAGCACCCAGGAGCTGAACAACCTCCAGAGCCTGTTCCGGCTCTACTTCCACGGCTTCACCATTGAGGTTCAGGCCTTTGCACACGAGTTCCAGTTTGAAT ACCCCTTCGAGCTCCAGGTGTTAGCTGGCTGTACATGGCGCGCTGGGAAGCCCTCGGGAAGCTTCTTCAACGGGGCCTATCAAGGCTCAGACTTCCTGAGTTTCCAAGGAAACTCCTGGCAGCCATCTCCAGGAGCGGGGAGTCGGGCTCAGAAGGTCTGTGCCGTGCTCAACCGCTACCGAGATATCAAGGAGATCGTGCTGAGCCTTCTCAGCCACACCTGCCCCCGGTTTCTGGCGGGAATCCTTGAAGCAGGGAAGTCCGAGCTGGGACGACAAG TGAAGCCCGAGGCCTGGCTGTCCACTGGCCCCAGTCCCGGTCCTGGCCGTCTGCTCCTTGTGTGCCATGTGTCCGGCTTCCACCCGAAGCCCGTGTGGGTCATGTGGATGCGGGGTGACCAGGAGCAACGGGGCACCCGGCGAGGCGACGTCCTGCCCCACGCTGACGACACGTGGTATCTTCGGGTGACCCTGGACGTGGCGGCAGGGCAGGCGGCCGGCCTGTCTTGCCGAGTCAAGCACAGCAGCCTAGGAGGCCAGGACATAATCATCCACTGGG GTGGAGAATGGGCCCCGTTGACACTGACGTGTCTCGCCGTGCTGGTCAccctgctcctgctgctggtCCTGTGCTCCCGGCTTAAAAAGCTCAG CTCAAATGGGAAAGCCGTGGCGCCCGGTGCACCCAGTCCTGACTCCGCCGCAGCGGCCAGCGCCTGGGGACCCGGAACTTCTGGACGCCAGCTCCACGTGCCCCGGGAATCCTGGATCAAGAACAGACTTTTCAAGAAACTGAAAGCAAGCCTAAACCCACTCTGGCGACATTAG